The genomic interval TGGTGCAGGCCGCCCTGGACAACCTGATGCGCAACCGCACCACCCTGGTGATCGCCCACCGGCTTTCCACCATCGAAAAGGCCGACCGCATAGTGGTCATGCAGCAGGGCCGGATCGTGGAATCGGGCACCCATGCCGAGTTGCTGGCCAAGGGTGGGGTCTATGCCGCCATGCATGCAGTGCAATTCCAGGAGGCGGAGTAAGCTGTTTCCACCTTGAAGTTTTCAACTCTGAATCGTATGGAATCCTATGAACCGTAAAGTTGCTTTGATCACCGGCATTACCGGCCAGGACGGCGCCTACCTCGCCGAATTTCTTCTGGACAAAGGCTACGAAGTCCACGGCATCAAGCGCCGCACCAGCCTG from Thiobacillus sp. carries:
- a CDS encoding GDP-mannose 4,6-dehydratase, coding for MNRKVALITGITGQDGAYLAEFLLDKGYEVHGIKRRTSL